The sequence ATTAGAACACCAGAATCCAAAAATCCCTGAACCGTAAATCCTTGTAATACTGTACGATTAGCCTTTACAACCACACCAATATTACCTTGGGCAGGTTGACCTGAAATAATCGTCCGACCTATCCCGCAACCAAAGATTTTTAAGTTTTCTACTGTAACCTCAAACCCATCAAACGTCCCCACCAATAGTTTAATACTATCGCCAGGGGCAGAGTCATCAATGGCAGCTTGTACGGTTGGAAAATCATCTGTAGGCACGATTCGTAATGTCACAATATTTACCTCCCCTTAAAATCACAGTTAGTAGATTATATGAATGAAACACAAGCACTGCTTGTACTATATGAATAAATGTGCTGTTGACTAATCGTTGATCTTTCTCTTTTGTATTACATTAGTGTCGGTGTGGTGAAAGAACCGCTTTGATTTGCGGTAACGCCTACCAATTGAATAGTGAATTTCTTCATTTTTAGTTCTATCACTACTTCGAATAGTTTCGATAGTGCTATTTGTTGGAACTAGGCAAATATAAATAGAATATTACTCTTTCATAAATACTCTTCTTATATTGCTGATTAGAATAAAACAGGGGTTATGTGTGTATAAAAAATTCGTGAAAGTGAGAGCGAAATGAGAGAAAAGCTATCGAAAATGATAAACCTATGAAAAGCCGATGATCCAAAGTATTTGTCTATGTCAATTTGTTTGGTTGGTGTGCGAAATGCAAACTCACCATTTAAAGGCACGTGTAAAGTTGTAAATTGTCAACCGAAACTATACTTTTTTTCTATAAGAACATCATGACGGAAATGTATACATCTAAACGAGGGGATGCGAATGAGTCAATTTAAAATGGTGAAAATGCATTGGGTATGGACGGAAGTCGCTGAAGAAAAGAAGCCTAATCGTTAAGCGGGTGAGCCTTTTTGGGAAATGTACCGTAAAACCGTACCGGCAACGTGGCTCGCAAAAGGATACGTAAAGGAGTTGGAAGAATGAGCGGATCTAACCACGCAATTAACTGTATTTTCGCCAAATCGTTGAAAACTCGCAGACTCAGCTGAGTGTAGCCGTAATTGCTCGAGTTATATCGCCATGTTCGGCGTTGAAAGGGACGTAATGATGGCGAAGATTTTACACTCGAATTGATGGCGCTATTTGATTACGGCGTTTTGAAGGAGTTTCCTACGGGTGAGACAGCGGCAAGTCAATTCGAGTTTTAAAAAGACCCAGCAAGATGCTAATTACAAAGGCCGCCTGGGTCACTGTTATCACACTCGTTCCCTTTGAAGTTGTTGTCGTCTGCATCTTGAATGTCGTCAAACGTATTACCGAACGCGATGTTAAAAAAAACACTATTTTCATTAGAACTAGCAGATAGGCTAATTCCAAGATCACTATTGTCGTTAAGCACATTTCTTTTAACGAGATTAGAATCTGAATCATTAGTAATGTTCATCCCAAACGCATTTTGATTCAAAATATTTTCTTTTATTATATTAAAGTCAGAATCAAATACGGTTATGCCAAAATCATCATTATCATTAGAGGTATTTCCTTTAATTAAGTTATGGTTTGCATTATTTAACGAAATACCAGAATCACCGGATCCTCCTACGGCTTGAACTCGAAAATTTTTCACTAGAACACCTGTAGTATCTAAAACTGTAATCGCGTTTGCTTCATCCCCCATTACAAACGGTTGTGTTTTCCCAATCCCAACGAGTTTAATGTTTTCTGTACTAATAGAAACGTTTTCCTCATAAGGGTTACCATCCTCTTTCGCTTTTACTAAAATAATATCACCAGGCTCAGCAATAGCAACTGCACCTGATATCGTGCCTTCTTCATCTGGCACAACGATTGTTTTTTCGTTAAAGATTACGATACCTATTACGGTGAGGATAGCTAAAAAGAAGAGCGTGGTGAAAACAATAGCAACCAGAAAAAAGCTGTTTCGTTGTGATGTCCTCATATTATCATCCCACTTTCGAATAAATGACACTTTTACACTGTATGAAGGAACCGAAAGTATTATGAAAGGAGGTAATAACATGAAAGACGGCGACACAGTTAACAATTCGCAACTAGGTTTAACGGGAAAATTAGTCGTTA is a genomic window of Bacillus spongiae containing:
- a CDS encoding NosD domain-containing protein, with the translated sequence MRTSQRNSFFLVAIVFTTLFFLAILTVIGIVIFNEKTIVVPDEEGTISGAVAIAEPGDIILVKAKEDGNPYEENVSISTENIKLVGIGKTQPFVMGDEANAITVLDTTGVLVKNFRVQAVGGSGDSGISLNNANHNLIKGNTSNDNDDFGITVFDSDFNIIKENILNQNAFGMNITNDSDSNLVKRNVLNDNSDLGISLSASSNENSVFFNIAFGNTFDDIQDADDNNFKGNECDNSDPGGLCN